The genomic stretch GAAATCAGGAATGAAACATCATTCCTAAAGGGCAGTTGCTAGTAGAACAAATAAGGGCAGTTGCTAGTAGAACAAATAGATGCTTGAATTACTAAGAACGTCATTTAAGGAAACATCACACGTACATATTACAGCTTAGGGGGAAGAAGCCCTTGTTAAGCTCCTTGGGTTTAGAATAGAAATATGGGAGAAATCAGGAATGAAAGAGtggaaagagagggagaggtaAGAAGAAAGGAGGGGGAATTCAACGTAAACAAAGGgtaagagagaattgagagggaaataaaatttaattcatttatcaaTCATCAATCTTCTGACTACCttaacctatttatagactataaACTGaaaatacaacacaatagcagCATACAATACAACAAAGGAGAAAATACATATATGAGACAATTTACTTCCATATCCTTGGAGAGTGACAACCCTCTATATAAACATTCACAAATTCAAGTTTCAGCACATCTgagtgagaaaatattttcattcaaaatttatGAAGACTCTTTTGCtatcacaataataataagcGACTAAACGAGCTCAGAAAAGCACCATAGGTGTCTTCTAGAATAAAAGCACTAGCAACCTGAGGGGAGAGGCAGGAAATGTCTTTTGCCTTCGGTCAGTAGACGTGAGAATACCACCAGTTCAACTGTATAAATTATCCAAAGGAAACAAGTTATATATAAGACAACTAACTATTCTCAAGTAATGAAGTCTATTATTAACCATGCCAATCCTCTAGGTCCAACCATTCGTGTACATTTTTtgcattatttaatttttcaaaattttagtagTAATTTGAACATGAGACATTAATATGGTGGGGGAAAAACATAGTTGAAAATAGATTATAAACATCGACGCCTGTGACGTTGGAACCCCAAGCTTCCAGGCtacaaaatgaaagaatttgattttattagCCCACTTTTTTTAGAGATGCTCAGACATTGGTAAAGAAGTGTGACGGATGCCAACGGACGGGAAACATATCAAGGAAGCAAGAAATGCCTCTTCATGGAATTCTTGAAGTTGAattatttgatgtttggggcattgatttcatgggcCCATTCCTACCCTCATTGTCcaatgtttatatttttatagcaGTGGACTACGTCTCCAAGTGGGTCGAGGCTATTGCATTACCCACTAATGATGGCGGAGCCATGGTGAGTTTcctcaagaaaaatatttttactcgtTTTGGTACTACTTGGGCCATAATAAGTGATGGGGGAAAGCATTGTTGCAACCGGTACTTCAACACTCTTTTGGCCAAATATGGGGTGAAACACAAGGTTGTTACTCCCTATCCTCCCCAAACAAGTGGGCAAGTGGAGATTTCAAATCGAGAGATGAAGAGGATCTTGGAGCTCACAGTGAATGCATCTCGTaaagattggtcgaaaaaactTGACGATGCGTTATGGGCTTATTGCACTGCATTTAAGACGCCTATTGGAATGTCACTGTATCGTCTTgtctttggaaaagcatgtcacTTACCAGTTGAGTTGGAGTATCGAGCCTATTGGGCAGTGCAAaagctaaattttgatttaaagaaGACCGGTGAAAAGAGGTTGTTGCAGCTAAATGAATTGAATGAATTTCGGTTGGAGGCATATGAAAGTGCCAGGTTATACAAGGAGTGAATCAAGAAATGGCATGATCATCACATTCATTGGAAGCAATTTGAGGTGGGGCAAAAAGTGTTGTTATTTAACTCACGACTCAAGTTATTTCCAGGCAAGTTGAGCTCAAGGTGGTCTGGGCCGTTCACTGTTGTCAAAGTTTATCCACATAGCGCCGTTGATGTCACTCATGACACCAAGGGTATGTTTAAGGTGAATGGACAGCGACTCAAGCCATATCTAGGGGATGAATTTGCCAAGGAAAAGACATCCACCGAGTTGAGCAATCCGGAATGAGCAGCAACacagtcaagctaatgactctAAACAAGCGCTTTTTGGGAGGAAATCCAATTTCCTATCTTTTCATCTTTATTTGctgttgtttcttttatttctctattttgcatttgttttaGAGTGTTGGGTACTAGGTTAGAGAATGCATTGGTCACGAGAGTTCATTATTTAGAGCATAGgctataaaattgaaaaataaaaaaaaataaaaaaataactctaataataatacaaaacaaaaagaaaaaaaataaataataaaaaagaaaatcaaaaaaatcaaagggGGGCAGCTCGCGCTAAGAccgcggcatgcatgccgcggCCACAATGTGAGGCAGTAGCCTCTCTGCTGCTCGCGGCCAGACCACGCCACAACATGCTTGTAGTGGCTCGTGGGTGAACTGCGGCATGCATGCCGTGGCCGCACTGCGGTACGGGTCGGCCTTAATAGGCCGACCCCCTACCCATTTATTTCCCCCCTGccttctcctcctcttcttcctcgaCCAATTTCCCTCACCCCGCCTTCACCTAGCCTCCCACAATTCTCCCAGCCTTCTCCCCTACAAATTTCCCAAGATTTTCTTCAAGGACCTCCCCTCTTTACTCTCCAACTTCAACATTAAACATGCACGGAATCAACATTAACCATGTACGGAATCAACACATTGCATGACACAACAATAGAGGGATAAGATTTCTAATCTTTGGTCATTGGTTAGCTTCTGTTAGTTTGTCTACACActccaaacaaattttaaatatgcaCAGAATCAACACATTCCTCAGTAGACACTACCACAACTTGACCTTctccaaacattttttttttataagttacAGTCCTAAGTCGAAGGGGAGAGTCCACTAGCCATCTAGGTAAGTGCATTCAACCTATGTAATGCGTAACCCGACACACGTGCTCAATAGAAGTCATCACATGGACATATGAGTAATTCAAACAATGTGAGGGGCATCACTATCAACTACTCTGTGAATCATAAAAATACCATGTAGTGTTCATCATTGCTGCTAGAGCTatccaaccatttttttttttttttttataaatggcTACAACTAGGTAGGCTAACATATCATGCATAATTAAAAAACCAAACCCTCTCCCCAAACTTAAAATGAGCCATTATCCCAAGGGCTTGAAAAGCAGTAAACAGGAAGGAAGGTACCTGGGATGGAGAAGCAGTGCAGTGATGGTCAGAGTGAGTCAATGGTCTTCAGGAGGTGGGGGTGGCTGGTACTGGAGTAGCTGGGCAAACATGGATCTCATCTCCTCATGCTGGGTACGAAGGTCGGCTCTGAGAATATCTAGGCCCGCTTGGAACAAGCGGAATTGCCGATCTTGCTCTTCTCGATTTTCTTGTATCTGTGCTTGCATGGCCTCCAAGGTGGGGCCGAAGTTGACTCCTCCAGACCGACGTCGGAGTGGTGGCCTCACTGCTGGTGGTGTTTCGGGTTCCATGTACTCCGcagcttcatcttcttcctcggccTCTGCTGCTGCGTCTCGCATTTGAGCGGCATGTCGGTGCTGGACAATTTGAGTCTGTGACTGCCGGATAGTGTAGAGATTGATCAGTATGGGTTTCGTCCTGTCGAGCTTAGATGATGATGTAGGAACTTTGGCTTGCTTGCACAATGCTGAGATGAGTGCTGGAAAATAAATCCTCTTCTTACTACCCTTGGTCAAGGCGAGGGTGACGATTTGTTGGAATATGCGCTCGCCAAAATTCAAATCATGTCCAGTAGCCAAGGTATATAGCAGTTGCATCCGTGGAGGGTATATCTCAATCATGTGTGAGGATGGAGCGATGTTAGAGGATAAGATGTAATGGAACATCTTCGCCTTGAGGTTGAGCTCGTTATGGAGCACCACATTGTGGCACGGCCACACCGGTGGAATGTCTTCATTGAAGCAAAAATGAGCCACTTGATTCCAGTCCTCTATGTCCGGGAGAGCTGTCCCTGATGTCACTTGATAAAAGTGTTGGATTACGTCAGGACTGAATGGTACCCACACTCCTCGCACATATGTATGGAAGGCATGAGCTtcctcatcttcatcatcacctCCAAGGATGTTATCATTGAAATTGGCGAGGAATTCTCGAACCACGGAGGGATAGATCTTGTGAGGCTTGGCACAAAATTTGT from Diospyros lotus cultivar Yz01 chromosome 9, ASM1463336v1, whole genome shotgun sequence encodes the following:
- the LOC127810533 gene encoding uncharacterized protein LOC127810533; its protein translation is MAPKTRYTPAANKGKAIVTSSNASKRPRANPPSYPIYLTTETEERARVIKSWPLHREREVDLASIEITGVSEVIHAKKWHKFCAKPHKIYPSVVREFLANFNDNILGGDDEDEEAHAFHTYVRGVWVPFSPDVIQHFYQVTSGTALPDIEDWNQVAHFCFNEDIPPVWPCHNVVLHNELNLKAKMFHYILSSNIAPSSHMIEIYPPRMQLLYTLATGHDLNFGERIFQQIVTLALTKGSKKRIYFPALISALCKQAKVPTSSSKLDRTKPILINLYTIRQSQTQIVQHRHAAQMRDAAAEAEEEDEAAEYMEPETPPAVRPPLRRRSGGVNFGPTLEAMQAQIQENREEQDRQFRLFQAGLDILRADLRTQHEEMRSMFAQLLQYQPPPPPEDH